The Oncorhynchus masou masou isolate Uvic2021 chromosome 14, UVic_Omas_1.1, whole genome shotgun sequence region GTTTTAATTGAATGGATGTGGTTCTAACACTACTGGTCACGTTCTCATGGATACGGTTCTAACACTACTGGTCACGTTCTCATGGATACGGTTCTAACACTACTGGTCACGTTCTCATGGATATGGTTCTAACACTACTGGTCACGTTACTGTATCATGTATACGGTTCTAACACTACTGGTCACGTTCTCATGGATATGGTTCTAACACTACTGGTCACGTTCTCATGGATACGGTTCTAACACTACTGGTCACGTTCTCATGGATACGGTTCTAACAATACTGGTCACATTCTCATGGATACGGTTCTAACACTACTGGTCACGTTACTGTAACTATCTCATGGATACGGTTCTAACACTACTGGTCACGTTACTGTAACTATCTCATGGATACGGTTCTAACCCTACTGGTCACGTTACTGTAACTATCTCATGGATACGGTTCTAACACTACTGGTCACGTTACTGTAACTACCTCATGGATACGGTTCTAACCCTACTGGTCACGTTGCTGTAACTCTCATTCACATGTTAGGATAGGGGATAGACCTTCAGCGAGCCCGAGAATAGAACTTTCCAGACTGGGCCAGTAGGGATGTGTCCAACGAGCCCGTCAGACCAGCCAAATGTTGTATTTCCAACCATGACACGGGCCGGAACATTTTGGACCCCGTTGTTACCCTGGCTAGTAGAAATGGTCTGCTAGCCTGTCTGACCCAACATCCTGACTTCTGTCCATCTCTTGATGTAGCTCCAATTTTGGATTGTTTCATATTTcagacacacaaaaaaataaccAAAACAAGATGACTAAGCAATTTATTGTATGTTTCTGGGGCATTCGTTCTGTACTGAAGGAAGGAACAAAGACAGAGGTCAATAATAAGCCTGTTAACAAGCAGGACGGGGCTCAATGCCATTTCGGAAGTCGACTCACATTCCACTTTAACGCTAATTGGAATTTCAGTTAAACTCCCGAATTGAAATGGAACTGAGCCCCAACCCTGATTTACAAGTCACAGtcagcattccaaatggcaccctatctgatgcacttcttttgaccagccctatggatcctggtcaaaaaagtagtgcactagataggggatggatgtcagaaggtgaattcaccaatttgtaagtcgctctggataagagcgtctgctaaatgacagggtgctatttgggactcgGACACAGTTAAAGGAATTGCAGACGGATGTTTGCAGGAAGAAGGGTGGTGAATGACAAGACAGCTGAGTACGACCCCACTATAACAGGTGGCCTGGTTCCATTTCCAACCCCACACTCCTACCCTCGCGCCATTGGCAGCCTTTCACTGATATCAGATGATTTGGATGTGAAGCAACACTGCCACAGAGTAACTATACAGCTATGTACTGTATCCAAGCTATAGCTTTTATCTAGCAGTGTCTTACAGCATGTATGACCACTGTTAACCTGTTAAATGTGAAACCGTCacactcccgagtggcgcagcggtctaaggcactgtattgcagtgctagaggcgtcactacagaccctggttcgtttCCAGGCTGTCATACAACCGGCCATGATCAGGAGTCCCaaagggtttggcccagcatcattaggggaggggggggttggcagtcattgtaaataacatttTGTTCtttcctgacttgcctagttaaataaaggttaatttaaATTTGAACCATCGAACTCAGTCAGTCTGCTGAAGAGCGCTCTGTAACCACAGCAACCATACCATCTCTGCAGAAACACAGGAAGCAACCCAAAACGGCCCCCATAGTGGTCGGGAGGAAATAGGATGCCGTTGTAAAATATAAATTCACCTCTCTCAAGTTCCCCCAAAAATTCACATGAAAGTACATCAGTCTACAAGTGAAGTTACATTACATGGTTGTGAATACtgttagcaaaaaaaaaaaaaacacaaaaaaagtatttaagagCGTGACATGGAATCTGATTCAGAACACTTACAGAATCTGAACTTTGTACACCGCATGAGTTCTGCTCACACCGAGCTAGAGAACTGAAAACGGGtcgacagggagaggagagactgacaaAGAAGAGGATCTCTGGAGTGAGTCGTTTTTATTCTGTGGTAAACCAGACCAGCATGCTTTGCAGCTCAAGTGTTTAATGAAAGGCAACGTCTCACTTCTCTGAGCGAGACCACCCCCTTATTGTTCTCACATTCAAAAGTTTAAAAAACACCACCATTTTAGGACGTTTGGAGAGAATGTGCATCTGAAATAGGGCACAggaatgacaccctattccctatatagtccactacgtttgaccaaggcccatagggaatagggtgccatttcatgCACGGCCTGAGTGTCTTGAAAAGCAATAATGATTGGTCAGTTCTGGTACATCAGTCTGTATCAGATGGCAGCATATCTTATCAGACAGGTCAGAAAGGGCTTTGTGTACATTGTCCATCCAGGTGCCCAAGAGGAGAAAGGTGAGCTCCTGGAGCTGAGATTTGACACCGGAGAAGACCACCCTCAGCCATCACCAGTCATACCTGGAGGAAGCACAGATCGCTGCGCCAGATCAAACCTCTCCCAGGGTGAAAGGAACAGATTGGTCACAGTGGGTAAAAGAGGGGTACATTTACTGTAAACAACAGTTGAATTCACATTTTAGAAATAGCCCAACACTGAACAGTTGCTATACGGGGTAGAGGCTAAGTGTCGAAGGCAGTGGTATTCAAAGGCGAGGATCGCGACCCTCACTAAACAAAAAGTACGAGTACAGATTATTGTATGAGACAATATACAAACGTATTTGAAAAATAAAATTGAGTACATTTATTTTGGTTTCTTGTAAATGTAATGAATTAAGGGTTATTCGTTGATGTAAAAATCTAAAATGTactgttttttttattatttttgggTTGGGTTCATGAGAAATTGCACACAACAAAATAGGGTCCCTGCTAAAAAGTTTGAATAGCACTGGTCTAAGGGGTTGGGTCTAGGGGTTGATTTGGGACAGGACATTTCCCTCAGACAAGACTGTTACCCTGCTTGTCCCTTTGTGTTGACTGACAGGGCTGCTGTCCAATCAGCAGCCTCAGAACACCAGCACCTTCCAACCAGGGTGGGCTAAGGAGCAGCCAAAGAACAGGCAGTCCACCCCCTGGTCCAGCAGCCAATCAAACACCACTTCCCGGTTCCCTGAGCCAATCGTAACCCTCAGCTTGAAGTTGCCTCCGTCGCtaaggttgttgttgttgctaataGGAAGTAGGTTGACCACTTCCATATCGAAGGTCACAGCAGAGCCGAGGGTGATGGAAGGCAGCTGGTTGGTCATCTCTTTACCGTTGACAAACACTGCTCCTggaggggaagaagagggagggagagagagaagagggagggagagagggagagaagagggaagggagggggggagagagaggaggtgagaacAAAATCTCGAAGTTTTGCTAACTTTTAACGTTGCTGCTACTCTGCAATTGTACGCTTTACCAAAATAAAAAAAGTGATTGTGAGCGTACCGTTGGTGGAGATGCAGACAGCCTGGTCCCTCTGCAGAGACTCCGCCTCTCcctcacaccccacacacaccccgaTACTGTCCCGCTTGTCCATCTGGCCCGTTGCAGAGATCCTACGCAAGCACACAGAACACACATTAATCACAGCATAACATTACGCTACAGattgtgatggagagagagggggggagtgtgTGTACTGACTTGAAGGTGAGCGTCTGTCCACAGAAGTAGGTTGGAGCGTTGGAGTAGAGAACCCCAGCTTTAGAGGGGGAGGAGTCACTCCGCATGGCGATGTTCCTTCTACTGCTGAGGATGTAGCCCTCACTGCCTGGACACcactctggaacacacacacatggtcagaggaacacacacacacgcggtcagaggaacacacacacacgcggtcagaggaacacacacacacgcggtcagaggaacacacacacacggtcagaggaacacacacacacgcggtcagagaaagaaacacacacacacggtcagaggaacacacacacacggtcagaggaacacacacacacggtcagaggaacacacacacacacgcggtcagaggaacacacacacacacgcggtcagaggaacacacacacacggtcagaggaacacacacacggtcagaggaacacacacacacacggtcagaggaacacacacacggtcagaggaacacacacacacggtcagagaaagaaacacacacacacggtcagaggaacacacacacacacggtcagaggaacacacacacacggtcagagaaagaaacacacacacacggtcagagaaagaaacacacacacacgcggtcagaggaacacacacacacacggtcagaggaacacacacacacgcggtcagaggaacacacacacacgcggtcagaggaacacacacacacacacggtcagaggaacacacacacacacacacacggtcagaggaacacacacacacacggtcagaggaacacacacacacacggtcagaggaacgcacacacacacggtcagaggaacacacacacacggtcagaggaacacacacacacacggtcagagaaagaaacacacacacacacacggtcagagaaagaaacacacacacacacacggtcagagaaagaaacacacacacacacacggtcagagaaagaaacacacacacacgttcagagaaagaaacacacacacacggtcagagaaagaaacacacacacacggtcagagaaagaaacacacacacacggtcagagaaagaaacacacacacacggtcagagaaagaaacacacacacacggtcagagaaagaaacacacacacacggtcagaggaacacacacacacggtcagagaaacacacacacacggtcagaggaacacacacacacacggtcagaggaacacacacacacacacacacagtcagagaaacaaacacacacagtcagagaaacacacacacacccagaagaAGACAGAAACCATGACAACAGTACATCTTCAGTCGAGGCCGACTGCATTTCAACAGGTCTGGCTCCAGGAGACACACCTTCTCACGCcacagacactgagacacaggAGATGAGACAGGATGTTGAGTGATGCCAGAGAGGACGGTGCTTTACTGACCCCAACAGCACGGGAGGTGAAATTACAAGCTAGGTAGCTAGTGTGTACTAAGTAGCTAGTGTGTGCTAAGTAGCTAGTGTGTGCGTACTATCTAGCTGCACAAGCAACAATGGTTAACAttacaccctggaccagagctagttcCCTGACTATGTGCCTAACACACTgatgccctggaccagagctagtgtcTCACGATACACGAGACCAACAAACGTCTACAGGTTACGCGAGCTCACACCATCTGAGACACACAAATACCATCAGAGACGCACTTTGAGGTTCGTAGACCACGCTGTGTCAGCATGCAGAACCTGGAGCTGAACGCATCACCTGTATCTGCTTCAGGTGTCTGTGTTTACCCTGGGGTGTGTGTTGaccctggggtgtgtgtgtttaccctggggtgtgtgtgtttaccctgGGGTGTGTGTTTACCCTGGGGTGTGTGTTGACCCTGGGGTGTGTGTTGaccctggggtgtgtgtgtgtaccctggggtgtgtgtgtctgtgtttaccctggggtgtgtgtgtctgtgtttaccctggggtgtgtgtgtgtgtgtgtttaccctgGGGTGTGTGTTTACCCTGGGGTGTGTGTTTACCCTGGGGTGTGTGTTGACCCTGGGGTGTGTGTTGaccctggggtgtgtgtgtgtgtgtgtctgtgtttacccTGGGTTGTGTGTTTaccctggggtgtgtgtgtttgtgtttaccatgtgatgtgtctgtgtctgtgtttaccctggggtgtgtgtgtgtctgtgtttaccctggggtgtgtgtgtgtctgtgtttaccctggggtgtgtgtgtttaccctggtgtgtgtgtttaccctgtggtgtgtgtgtttaccctatagtgtgtgtgagtgttttccatctggtgtgtgtgtgagtgtttaccatggggtgtgtgtgtttaccctatagtgtgtgtgtttaccctatagtgtgtgtgtgagtgttttccatctggtgtgtgtgtgtgagtgttgtccatctggtgtgtgtgtgtttaccatggGGTGCCAGCGTGGTGTATCCTGTCTGTGGGACGCTCCAGGGGCTCCACTGCACGTCCCTCCCCGGGCACACACCCTGAACAGATGATCAGTGTGGGGGTCCAGGTGTAGGACCAGGAACTCCAGCTCCGGCCCGATGTAGGTGTCCTCGTACTGACCTGAAGGGGAAGATACCAAGGTTAGGACCATCAACTACCATTAACAAAGCACTATTATAGTAGAACGTACTATTCATATAGAGTACTATTCATATGATAAAGTACTATTCATATATAGTACTATTCATATGATAAAGTACTATTCATATATAGTACTATTCATATGATAAAGTACTATTCATATGATAAAGTACTATTCATGTAAAGTACTATTCATGTAAAGTACTATTCATGTAAAGTACTATTCATGTAAAGTACTATTCATGTAAAGTACTATTCAATTAGAACATACTATTCATATGATAAAGTACTATTCATATGATAAAGTACTATTCATATAAAGTACTATTCATATAAAGTACTATTCATGTAAAGTACTATTCATGTAAAGTACTATTCATATTATAAAGTACTATTCATACTGTAAAGTACTATTCAATTAGAACATTCTATTCATATGATAAAGTACTATTCTATAAAGTACTATTCAATTAGAACATTCTATTCATATGATAAAGTACTATTCATATGATAAAGTACTATTCATACTGTAAAGTACTATTCATATGATAAAGTACTATTCATATAAAGTACTATTCAATTAGAACATTCTATTCATATGATAAAGTACTATTCATATAAAGTACTATTCATACTGTAAAGTACTATTCATATGATAAAGTACTATTCATGTAAAGTACTATTCAATTAGAACATTCTATTCATATGATAAAGTACTATTCATATGATAAAGTACTATTCATACTGTAAAGTACTATTCATATGATAAAGTACTATTCATATAAAGTACTATTCAATTAGAACATTCTATTCATATGATAAAGTACTATTCATGTAAAGTACTATTCATACTGTAAAGTACTATTCATATTATAAAGTACTATTCATATAAAGTACTATTCAATTAGAACATTCTATTCATATGATAAAGTACTATTCATATAAAGTACTATTCATACTGTAAAGTACTATTCATATGATAAAGTACTATTCATATGATAAAGTACTATTCATATGATAAAGTACTATTCATACTGTAAAGTACTATTCATATTATAAAGTACTATTCAATTAGAACATTCTATTCATATGATAAAGTACTATTCATATAAAGTACTATTCATATAAAGTACTATTCATACTGTAAAGTACTATTCATATAAAGTACTATTCATATGATAAAGTACTATTCATATATAATACTATTCATATGATAAAGTACTATTCCTATTATAAAGTACTATTCATATGATAAAGTACTATTCATATAAAGTACTATTCATATAAAGTACTATTCATATAAAGTACTATTCAATTAGAACATACTATTCATATAAAGTACTATTCATATAAAGTACTATTCATATTATAAGAGTACTATTCATATTATAAAGTACTATTCAATTAAAACATATTATTCATATTATAATGTACCAtgcatacaattacattttataaTATATTTCACGTTATAATATGATATAGTATTAATATTATTAAGTAGTACTAATATGTAATTCTGTGGTTAGGACAACATATCCACAGGCTCAGATTCATGGGATCAGGACTGGTCCCTTTGTTGCACTGAGAGACAGTCGCCAGTCCCTTTGTTGCACTGAGAGACAGTCGCCGGTCCCTTTGTTGCACTGAGAGACAGTCGCCGGTCCCTTTGTTGCACTGAGAGACAGTCGACCGGTCCCTTTGTTGCACTGAGAGACAGTCGACCGGTCCCTTTGTTGCACTGAGAGACAGTCGCCCGGTCCCTTTGTTGCACTGAGAGACAGTCGCCGGTCCCTTTGTTGCACTGAGAGACAGTCGCCGGTCCCTTTGTTGCACTGAGAGACAGTCGACCGGTCCCTTTGTTGCACTGAGAGACAGTCGCCGGTCCCTTTGTTGCACTGAGAGACAGTCGACCGGTCCCTTTGTTGCACTGAGAGACAGTCGACCCGGTCCCTTTGTTGCACTGAGAGACAGTCGACCGGTCCCTTTGTTGCACTGAGAGACAGTCGCTGGTCCCTTTGTTGCACTGAGAGACAGTCGCGGTCCCTGTGTTGCACTGAGAGACAGTCGCCGGTCCCTTTGTTGCACTGAGAGACAGTCGACCGGTCCCTTTGTTGCACTGAGAGACAGTCGCGGTCCCTTTGTTGCACTGAGAGACAGTCGACCCGTCCCTTTGTTGCACTGAGAGACAGTCGCCGGTCCCTTTGTTGCACTGAGAGACAGTCGACCGGTCCCTTTGTTGCACTGAGAGACAGTCGCCGGTCCCTTTGTTGCACTGAGAGACAGTCGCCGGTCCCTTTGTTGCACTGAGAGACAGTCGACCGGTCCCTTTGTTGCACTGAGAGACAGTTGCCGGTCCCTTTGTTGCACTGAGAGACAGTCGACCGGTCCCTTTGTTGCACTGAGAGACAGTCGACCGGTCCCTTTGTTGCACTGAGAGACAGTCGACCGGTCCCTTTGTTGCACTGAGAGACAGTCGACCGGTCCCTTTGTTGCACTGAGAGACAGTCGCCCGGTCCCTTTGTTGCACTGAGAGACAGTCGCCGGTCCCTTTGTTGCACTGAGAGACAGTCGCCGGTCCCTTTGTTGCACTGAGAGACAGTCGACCGGTCCCTGTGTTGCACTGAGAGACAGTCGCCGGTCCCTTTGTTGCACTGAGAGACAGTCGCCGGTCCCTGTGTTGCACTGAGAGACAGTCGCCGGTCCCTTTGTTGCACTGAGAGACAGTCGCCGGTCCCTTTGTTGCAC contains the following coding sequences:
- the LOC135554765 gene encoding LOW QUALITY PROTEIN: cytokine receptor-like factor 3 (The sequence of the model RefSeq protein was modified relative to this genomic sequence to represent the inferred CDS: inserted 1 base in 1 codon), whose translation is MSIEAEALLQEAKESIEAAQNYRSELQQRLHGLSQARKQVRGSSSPGQRGVEASFLRAPDGCVRLLTERLSVLLSEVDVIEQDSVRPLDDCQKLIEHGVNTADELLREGEVAIRCGLGEKEDLLGCFTKKALQIHLDSLPEVPVLVDVPCVSAQLDDSLLYALRDRVSRHGSVSSHPPVQIEELQERPGSVLVRWCKVDDEFAVQDYRLQYRRSVSGQYEDTYIGPELEFLVLHLDPHTDHLFRVCARGGXVQWSPWSVPQTGYTTLAPHEWCPGSEGYILSSRRNIAMRSDSSPSKAGVLYSNAPTYFCGQTLTFKISATGQMDKRDSIGVCVGCEGEAESLQRDQAVCISTNGAVFVNGKEMTNQLPSITLGSAVTFDMEVVNLLPISNNNNLSDGGNFKLRVTIGSGNREVVFDWLLDQGVDCLFFGCSLAHPGWKVLVF